Part of the Bacillota bacterium genome is shown below.
AGCAGAGTATATTATCGGGGTAGATCTGCATTCGAATTTAGAAAGCCAACGACCGCGGACTGTGATGCTGTCCTTAATTCACGCCGGCAATATTCTCCAGCGCCAGAATGAGCTGGCTCAACTGCGTTTGGTGGATGTTGCTATCCAGCCTCACCTTGGCAGACTCAGCCCAATGAATTTTCGCGCGGTTGACAGGTATGTCGAATCCGGATATGAGGCAGCGAAGGCAGCAGCCGATCAGTTAGCAAAAATGACTTCCGAGATCCTGAGGGAAAATGGCGCAGTTAAGCAGCCCAATGTAAATTCCACTTAATGTAAAATATTTTATATAACATTAACAGGGCTGCTCATTCGCACAGAATGATTTGGCTGCTTTTTAGGGAAGCTTGGACATCAATAATTCTCTGATTGCTGGAACCGCGGAAACGCAGGCTGATGTCTTTATATTTTTGAATAAATCGGCCGTCTACTAAAACATCGAGCTGTTCTAGCAGGCGAAATTTATCTGGTGAATTAACCAAATGTTCGTAGGTATATCCGGTGTAGCACCAAATTGACAGACCTTTTTCGCGGCACCTAACAGCCAATTCGGTAAATGCATCTACCTGCTCAAACGGGTCACCGCCGGAAAAAGTTATTCCCGAGCTCTGGTACCGCTCAATCATATCCATGACTTGATTTACAGTCATAATCCGATTTTCTGTGAATGCTTGAAGTTCTTGGTTAAAGCATCCGGGGCAGCCGTGCAGACAGCCCTGGGCAAAAACCACAAAGCGAATACCTGGTCCGTCAACGACCGACTCAGGAATAATCCCGCCGAGATTTAATTCCGCCACTGCAATCATCCTCACTTGTATATTTGAGATTATTATACAGACCGGCGCTTTCTTTGGCAACTAGAGGGCTGAGTTGGGCAGAGAAGATTTCCTGGGTGCAGTAAAAAAGTTGTTTTTTCGGGAAGGGAATTCACGACAAATGGTTAATTATATATTGCAGAGATATTAATCGGATTGTGGCATAACTCAGCAGCAAAGGAGGTAAGGAATACCGCGCATTGAATCAGCATCAGCATCAGCAACAGCAGATATATCTTAAGTATAATTATTAAATATAAGAGGGTTTGTTTGCATCGGTGTTTAATTAATACTTATCCGACTTTGATTAGCTTTGGTTACTGGGATGAGAAAGGAGATTATCTCGAAAATGTGGGAAAACGGAAACAGAAAAACTGCAATTCTTACTACTGTTCTTCTTGCTTCAGCTTTAATTATTGGCCTTATTGGTTTACCACAATTAGCTTGGGCACAAGATGCAGTAGTTACAGAGCAGACAGCAGCAAATGACGAAAATGCTCTATTAGAAAACGAAGCAGCGGATGCGGCTTCTGCAACCGCACAGCTTACAGCGTACAGGCGTGCGATCAGCTATCCGGAATACTTGGATCAGTTTCCGGAAATTGTCCGGCCGGATAAAGAAATTATTTTGTCGGCAGTAAATATTGTTGACACAACAGCTGATATTAAGATCCTTCATGATTATGAAGGCATGCCGGGATTATCCGTTCAGATAGGTGAACGGGGATATGTAGAATGGCAGGTAGAAGTTGAAGAAGCCGGGTTCTACAATCTCGAAGTTTTATATTATCCTGTGTTAGGCCGCAGCGCAGCGATCCAAAGAGCTGTAGAAATTAACGGAACCAGACCTTTCTCTGAAGCGAGCTATTTAGTACTGCCGAGAACATGGGGCGACGAGGGACCAATTGAATCAGACATCTACGGTAACCACTTAAGACCGAGACAGGTCGAAAAACCAGTGTGGCGCGCACAAGCTTTGACCGACCCGTCTGGTTATGAAAGTCTTCCATTTTTGTTTTATTTCCAGCAAGGGACTAATACTATTAGATTGGATGCTGTATCTGAAAGCGTAGTAATCCATTCGCTAAGATTGTATCAGCACGAAGCGCCTCGTCCATACGCTGAGGTGAGAGCCGAATACGATCGACTGGGTTATCAACCGGCAACCGATGTGTTTAAGAAAATCCAGGGCGAAGAAGCATTGTATCGTTCGAGCCCGACAATTATGCCACAGCACGATATGGGTGATCCGACTCTCGAGCCATACCATCCAGCAGAAATCCGTCTCAACTCAATTGGCGGGACCGGCTGGAAAACAGTTGGAGATTGGGCAACTTGGGAGTTTGAAGTTCCCGAAACCGGACTCTATAAGATTGTTATTAAAGGTAAGCAGGATCAGCGTCGGGGAATTTATACCTCTAGACGGATGCTGATTGACGGCAAAGTGCCATTTTTAGAAGCTAATGCCCTACGGTTCCCATTTGACAACCGCTACAATAATGTTACACCGACTACCGCAGACGGAGATACAGCGCTGGTTTATTTAGAAGCCGGCAAACACACGCTGACTCTGGAAGCTGTTTTAGGAGATTCAGCTGAGATTCTCCGCAGAACCGAAAATGCGATTTATGATCTGAACACAATTTACCGCCGGATTATCATGATCACATCCGGACAACCTGACCCGCTCCGCAGTTATGAGTTGGATAAGAGAATTCCGGGCTTAATTGATGCCCTGAGGGAGCAGGCCGAGGTATTAAGTGAGATTGCTAACGAATTTGAAGAGTACACCGGTCAAAAAGGTGGACACATTGCGGTGCTGACCTCCTTTGCTAGACTGCTGAATGATATGGCAAATAGACCGTATGCAATCCCCAGTCTGATTGGAGAATACCGCGACAACGTGGGTGCACTTGGAACCTGGATGAACCAAACAATGGAACAACCAGTGCAGATCGACTACATCATTGTGGCTTCACCGGATAAAGAGATTCCTAAGGCGCAGCCGACTACGATTCAAACAATCGGTCATGAGATTAAGGCTTTTCTGTCTTCCTTCACCTATGATTACACTCGTGTTGGTGACAGAGGAGAGCTGGGTGATGTAGATGAAGTATTGCGGGTATGGATTGGATCCGGACGCGACCAGGCCCAAGTCCTGAAGCAGATGATTGAAGACAGCTTTACACCTGCAACTGGTATTCCGGTGGATTTAGAGCTGATTCAAAGCATGGATTCGCTGCTAATTCCATCAATTATTGCAGGAACACATCCGGATGTTGCTCTGGGAGCTTCCAACATGGACTTGGCATTCCGGAAGGCATTGGCTGACCTAACCCAGTTTGATGACTTCGAAGAAATTGCCCAGAGATTTATGAAGAGTGCGTTTGTACCCTTTAGATTTAGAGATAAAGTATTTGCTCTGCCTGAGGTACAGGGCTTCCCGATGATGTTCTATCGGAAAGACGTTCTGGCGGAGATGGGACTTGAAGTTCCTCAAACCTGGGATGATGTTTATGCTATCATTCCTGAACTGCAGAAAGAGAACATGGATTTCGGTCTCAGACCGAACATGAGCACTTACCAAATGTTCCTGTATCAGCAGGGAGTGCCTCTGTTCAAAGAAGACGTAATTATGACCAATCTGGATTCTGAGATTGCAGTTCAAACCTTTAAAGAGTTAACTAACCTGTATACACTGCACAATATGCTCCTTGACTATAACGAGGCAAACCGATTCCGTACAGGTGAAATGCCGATCTTGATTGCGAACTATGGACTCTATAATACTTTAGCAGTATTTGCTCCGGAGCTTCGCGGAGAATGGGGCATGACCATGGTTCCGGGAACCCTCATGGAGGACGGCACCATTAATCGAACTGTTCCTGTTGCGGGAACAGCAGTTGCTCCAGGAGCAGTTGCGGTACCGGCAGGAACTTCCGGTGCGGTTATTCTCGAAGGTTCTACTAAGAAGGATTGGGCATGGGAATTCTTGAAGTGGTGGACATCGGCAGAAGTTCAAGCCCGCTTTGGACGTGAGATGGAGAGCTTGATGGGGGCAGCAGCTCGCTATGCTACTGCAAACGTTGAAGCCCTGACCATGCTGCCGTGGAACGTTGAAGACCGGGATGTGCTCCTTGAACAGTGGAGCTGGGTAGAAGGAGTTCCAGCTGTACTCGGTGGATACTACGTAAACCGTCAGTTCGACTGGCTGTTCCGTGCAGTTGTAATTAACAACGAGCCGCTGCGTGAATCGATATTGGAGTACGACCGCGCTATCAACGAAGAAATTGCCCGTAAGCGTGATGAGTTCGGTCTGGAGGTTGACTACAACAACTTGAGTCAGGAATTGAAGGATCTGTACTGGAGTCATTACACTCACTTATATAGATTAGAGGATGAACAATAATAGCAGCAATCAGTAATTCCACCGCAGGGAAACCTGCGGTGGAATTGCGGCAAAATATTTCCAGGATTGGAGGGACTCATTGTGAGTTCTGTAGTTTCTCGTAAACAAGCGATCCGTCCAGGGGTAGAGCGTAAAGAAGGTCTTTGGACACGTATGAAAAAAAGCAAGGTTTCATACCTATTCTTAGCACCATTTATCCTTTTGTTCACAGTCTTTACAGTATTTCCGGTGCTCTTATCCATTATCCTCAGCTTTACGTATTTTAATATGTTAGAGTTCCCGACTTGGATCGGATGGACCAATTATATTCGCCTCTTCTTAGCGGACGAAGTGTTCTTAATCGCAGTGAAGAATACGCTGCTTTTTGCAGTGATTACCGGCCCGGTCAGCTACATGATGTGCTTCCTCTTTGCTTGGTTCATTAACGAACTGCAGCCAAAGGTACGCGCATTTATGACCTTGTTATTCTATGCACCTTCAATTTCCGGTAACGTATATGTTGTGTGGCTGTGGCTCTTTAGTGGTGATACCTACGGCTATATCAACGCCCATTTGTTAAATCTAGGTATTATCGATAGGCCAATCCAGTGGCTCGTTGACCCAACTTGGATGATGCCGATTGTAATTGTTGTGTCGCTGTGGATGAGTTTAGGTACTACATTCCTGGTCTTTATTGCCGGTCTCCAGGGTATCAGCCCGTCTTTATACGAAGCGGGAGCTATCGATGGCATTAGGAACAGATGGCAGGAATTATGGTATCTGACTCTGCCAACCATGCGCGATTATTTAATGTTTGGTGCTATTATGTCGATTACGGGAGCATTTAACGCTGCCGGCCAGATTCAAGCGCTAACCGGACCGACTCCCACAGACTATGCAACCTGGACGGTTATGCAGCACTTGCTCGACTACGGTAATGTGCGTTACGAAATGGGATACGCATCTGCAATATCGGTAGTATTGTTCTTAGTCATGGTAGGCAGCCAGAGATTAGTACAGCGGATGCTCAATAAGGTCGGGTCTTAGGAGGGATTGCGGTGGCTATAAAAATTAGAAAAAAACGGTTGTCTCGTTCAACAGGCGGAGATTTAGTCATATTTTTCTTTCTAGCACTGGGAGCGGCTTTCATGGCCATGCCGATGGTGTACACCATCAGTCAGGCATTTAAGCCCTTAAACGAACTGTGGCTGTTCCCACCCCAGTTCTTCGTTAGGAATCCTACCATGGATAACTTTAACGATTTGCTGGTTTTGATGGGGAAATCATGGGTTCCGATCACCAGATATCTGTTTAACTCATTGTTTATCGTTATTGTAGGTATGCTTGGAAACGTGATTACCGGTTCATTGGCGGCTTACGCCCTGTCAAAACATGTCTTCCCAGGTAGGAATTTAATTAACCAGGTTATCGTATTATCTTTGATGTTTTCACCGGCAGTAACCTCGATTCCTAACTATTTAACCATTTCTTGGTTAGGATGGGTTAACACGTATTGGTCAGTCATCGTGCCGCAGTGGCAGTGGACATTGGGATTGTACCTGATGCGGAACTTTATAGGAGCAATGGTTCACGACTCGCTGCTGGAGGCTGCCCGAATTGACGGCGCCAGTGAGTTTAGAATCTACGCTCAGATTGTGATGCCGCTGGTAAAACCGGCATGGTTGACTTTGATTATCTTGGTATTCCAAAACCTCTGGAAAGAAACAGGTTCGCTGTTTATTTACGCTGAGGAACTCAAGACTCTGCCTTATGCGCTGAGTCAGGTAGCAGCCGGTGGAATTGCTCGCGCCGGTGTGTCAGCCGCAATCACCCTGGTTATGATGGCAGTGCCGATTATCGTATTTGTTATTAACCAGAGTAAAATTGTGGAAACAATGGGTACCTCCGGTATGGGTGGAGAATAGTTTAGAGCATGGAAAAAGCTGTTTGCCATTGGCAAAACAGCTTTTTTAGTATTTGAAGAATGTGTGACCATCGATTACAGCGGTTACAGGATGGGAACGCACCCATCGGTCGCGTGTCTTGGCAGAATTAAAGAACCCTGTAGCACCGTTTGAGGGATCGTTCCCCGCTAATGCCCTAAAGGCAGCTTGATAATCGGTGGGGCGGGGAGGAAGATTGATGCGGCCGTCCGCGACAGGTGAATACTGATATCTGCCGTTAACCCGCTGATAAACAACGCCGGCTATTGTTGAAGGGTAGCGCTCGCTTTGAACCCGATTTAATATCGATGCTGCTACAGCAGTTTTGCCGAGTTCAGATTCACCTTCGGCCTCTGCTCGGGTTATTCTAGCTAAGAGGTCGATTTCTTCCTGACTGAAGTGAGGATTAATCATAAAATCTTGCTGATTAGCACCTGGTTCAATTTTAACTGCTCCTTTGAACTGCTGTCGATAAGGACCGGAGATTTCAATCGTATGAACTCCAGCAGGTATATCTTTGACAGCATAACTGCCATTTTGTATCGCTGTTGATTTGTCAGCCACTATTACAGTGCCGCTTTGGAGCGGCTGCCCAGATTCGGAGGCGTAAATTCTCCCCGAAAGTGAATTTGACGCTGGGATTGTATTCAAAGTAAAAGTAAGGCTGCTGATCGAAACCGCTGCTGAAGCGAGCGTTGAGAAGCTGTAGAGCAGCAGTATCACTATCAACAGTCCTTTAGTAAGACTTTTCCGCATTTGATTACCTCCTTCTGCGGCAGATGCCTTGTTACGGTTTCTTAGCATAACATAGAAATATATTACAAGTCAAAGGTATTTTTAGCTAAAAAGGAGACAGTTAGATATTGCACTTGGATCTGATTTGTGATATATTTAACATAGATAAATTCGAGATAAAGTACACAATTCTAGTAAGCGGATTTTTATAAGATTTCAGTAAACCCCTTTTTTAATATACATTTGTGCAAATAACCACAATCACAGGAGAGGTGAACATGGTTAAGTTAGAAACTACTGCAAAAAGCTTTCATTTATTAGCTGATCCAATCAGACTCAAAATCCTATGTCTTCTGAAGAAGCAGGAAATGTGTGTTGCTGATTTATGCAGGGAATTGGATCTAAGTCAGCCGAAAGTATCCTATCATTTAAAAATACTGCTCGATGCTGATTTGATTGAACGGCGGATAGTGGGAACATGGTCTTATTATCATTTATCCACAGACCTAGGTGATTGGTTGAAAAACGAATGTGAAGAATTATTGAAAGAAGCTGCTATTAACTAATACAATAGCAGCTTCAATATTATTAGTTGTGAGTTATTCTTGCTTCATATTCCGATTTTTTGCCGCTGGCAAAGCGGTGCGTATAGGATAAATAGCCGGTGACGCGGCGGACCCGGTTGATGTGAGCGCTGCCGCAGTTTGGACATGTTTCGCCGATAATGCCGTGGAAAGCGCAGTCTTCGCACTCATCAATGGGAAAGTTGACACCGGCATAACCCATATCTGCTGCAGCCATCATTCGGTGCATCTGTTCGAGCGCCTGTGGATTATCTGCAAGGGGAGCTTCTACCTCGATGTATGAGATATGTCCTGCATCATGATAGCGGTGGAAGGGGCCTTCCAGCTTGATCTTTTCAGCGATCGAGATGGGGTAGTAAACGGGTATATGGAACGAGTTAGTATAGAACTCGCGATCAGTAACTCCAGGAATC
Proteins encoded:
- a CDS encoding winged helix-turn-helix transcriptional regulator, coding for MVKLETTAKSFHLLADPIRLKILCLLKKQEMCVADLCRELDLSQPKVSYHLKILLDADLIERRIVGTWSYYHLSTDLGDWLKNECEELLKEAAIN
- a CDS encoding extracellular solute-binding protein — translated: MWENGNRKTAILTTVLLASALIIGLIGLPQLAWAQDAVVTEQTAANDENALLENEAADAASATAQLTAYRRAISYPEYLDQFPEIVRPDKEIILSAVNIVDTTADIKILHDYEGMPGLSVQIGERGYVEWQVEVEEAGFYNLEVLYYPVLGRSAAIQRAVEINGTRPFSEASYLVLPRTWGDEGPIESDIYGNHLRPRQVEKPVWRAQALTDPSGYESLPFLFYFQQGTNTIRLDAVSESVVIHSLRLYQHEAPRPYAEVRAEYDRLGYQPATDVFKKIQGEEALYRSSPTIMPQHDMGDPTLEPYHPAEIRLNSIGGTGWKTVGDWATWEFEVPETGLYKIVIKGKQDQRRGIYTSRRMLIDGKVPFLEANALRFPFDNRYNNVTPTTADGDTALVYLEAGKHTLTLEAVLGDSAEILRRTENAIYDLNTIYRRIIMITSGQPDPLRSYELDKRIPGLIDALREQAEVLSEIANEFEEYTGQKGGHIAVLTSFARLLNDMANRPYAIPSLIGEYRDNVGALGTWMNQTMEQPVQIDYIIVASPDKEIPKAQPTTIQTIGHEIKAFLSSFTYDYTRVGDRGELGDVDEVLRVWIGSGRDQAQVLKQMIEDSFTPATGIPVDLELIQSMDSLLIPSIIAGTHPDVALGASNMDLAFRKALADLTQFDDFEEIAQRFMKSAFVPFRFRDKVFALPEVQGFPMMFYRKDVLAEMGLEVPQTWDDVYAIIPELQKENMDFGLRPNMSTYQMFLYQQGVPLFKEDVIMTNLDSEIAVQTFKELTNLYTLHNMLLDYNEANRFRTGEMPILIANYGLYNTLAVFAPELRGEWGMTMVPGTLMEDGTINRTVPVAGTAVAPGAVAVPAGTSGAVILEGSTKKDWAWEFLKWWTSAEVQARFGREMESLMGAAARYATANVEALTMLPWNVEDRDVLLEQWSWVEGVPAVLGGYYVNRQFDWLFRAVVINNEPLRESILEYDRAINEEIARKRDEFGLEVDYNNLSQELKDLYWSHYTHLYRLEDEQ
- a CDS encoding sugar ABC transporter permease — translated: MKKSKVSYLFLAPFILLFTVFTVFPVLLSIILSFTYFNMLEFPTWIGWTNYIRLFLADEVFLIAVKNTLLFAVITGPVSYMMCFLFAWFINELQPKVRAFMTLLFYAPSISGNVYVVWLWLFSGDTYGYINAHLLNLGIIDRPIQWLVDPTWMMPIVIVVSLWMSLGTTFLVFIAGLQGISPSLYEAGAIDGIRNRWQELWYLTLPTMRDYLMFGAIMSITGAFNAAGQIQALTGPTPTDYATWTVMQHLLDYGNVRYEMGYASAISVVLFLVMVGSQRLVQRMLNKVGS
- a CDS encoding carbohydrate ABC transporter permease, with the translated sequence MAVAIKIRKKRLSRSTGGDLVIFFFLALGAAFMAMPMVYTISQAFKPLNELWLFPPQFFVRNPTMDNFNDLLVLMGKSWVPITRYLFNSLFIVIVGMLGNVITGSLAAYALSKHVFPGRNLINQVIVLSLMFSPAVTSIPNYLTISWLGWVNTYWSVIVPQWQWTLGLYLMRNFIGAMVHDSLLEAARIDGASEFRIYAQIVMPLVKPAWLTLIILVFQNLWKETGSLFIYAEELKTLPYALSQVAAGGIARAGVSAAITLVMMAVPIIVFVINQSKIVETMGTSGMGGE
- the nrdG gene encoding anaerobic ribonucleoside-triphosphate reductase activating protein; protein product: MIAVAELNLGGIIPESVVDGPGIRFVVFAQGCLHGCPGCFNQELQAFTENRIMTVNQVMDMIERYQSSGITFSGGDPFEQVDAFTELAVRCREKGLSIWCYTGYTYEHLVNSPDKFRLLEQLDVLVDGRFIQKYKDISLRFRGSSNQRIIDVQASLKSSQIILCE